The Stenotrophomonas maltophilia genome segment TTCCATCGCCCCGGCATAGCGATCGGCATTGTCGATAAGGTTGTCGAACGCGCGCCGAAGCAGCAGCGCGTCGCCGTGCCAGGGCAGACTGTCCGGCCCCTGGATGGAGATCTCGACACCGCGCAGCAACGCTGCCTGCACGCACTCCTCCAGCAGCGCGGCCAGATCCAGCGGGCGCATCTGCAACGGCTGCAATTCGCCGCGTGCGTAATCGAGCACCTGCTCGATCATCGTGTCCATGCGCTCGATGTCCGCCACCATCCGGGCCGCCTGTGGTGTGGGCGCGAACTCGGCGCGCAGTCGCAGGCCGGTCAATGGTGTGCGCAGGTCGTGCGCCACTGCAGCCAGCATATGGGTCATGTCCTGGGCCTGCGCACGCAGGCGCTCTCGACCGGTGCCGATCGCGGCGGCCAGCATCTGTACCTCGCGCGGGCCATCATCCGGCAGGGGCGTGTCGGCTTGCAGGTCCACGCGTGCACTGGCATCGGCCAAGCGTCGTAGTGGACGCCCCAGCCGGATCGATGCCCACGCCGCCAGCGGCGCCAGCAACACGGCACCGCCCAGCAGCGCCAGTATCACCTGTCGCCGCCAAGCTGCCAGATCACTGTGATCGCTGCCGACCACCCGCCAGCGGCCATCGGCCTTGCGCACGCCCAGTTCAAACGGCGGCCATTGCATCGCGGTCAGCAGCGCGGCCTGCGCCTTCAGTACACCGACCCGCGCCGTGCCGTCGAGCACCTCGCCGCCTTCGATGACCTGCACATCAGGCGCCTTGCCCTGTCCGCTCCAGACCAGGCGCACCTCCTTCGCCGGCAAACCCATCTGCAGCGCCGCCAACTGGGTGAGCCAGTCACTGGCACTGCCCTTTGGTGGCGCATCCTGCGTCGCCAGATGCAGGCCCAGTGGTGCCGCGGCCTGCTCCCCCCGCAGCACCTGCACGGCCTGGTCCAACCGCATCGGTGGCGGCGCGGGCCGAGGCATCCAGCCAACCACGGCCACGCTGACCAGTGTCGCCAGCAGCAGGCTGGCCAGGGCCAGCATCGTGATCCAACGCGCGGTCGGCCACCGGCTGTTCACAGCACCAGTACCTCGGCGTGGAAGCGATAGCCTTCGCCACGCGATGTCTGCACCAGGGCTTCCGCACCGGGTGAGGCCTGCCCGAGCTTGCGGCGCAGGCGGCTGATCGCCAGGTCGACCGCGCGGTCGACGCTGTCACTCGGTTCGCCACGGCTCAGCTGCAGCAGCTGCTCGCGCCCCAGCACCCGCCCGGGGCGTTCGGCCA includes the following:
- a CDS encoding sensor histidine kinase: MLALASLLLATLVSVAVVGWMPRPAPPPMRLDQAVQVLRGEQAAAPLGLHLATQDAPPKGSASDWLTQLAALQMGLPAKEVRLVWSGQGKAPDVQVIEGGEVLDGTARVGVLKAQAALLTAMQWPPFELGVRKADGRWRVVGSDHSDLAAWRRQVILALLGGAVLLAPLAAWASIRLGRPLRRLADASARVDLQADTPLPDDGPREVQMLAAAIGTGRERLRAQAQDMTHMLAAVAHDLRTPLTGLRLRAEFAPTPQAARMVADIERMDTMIEQVLDYARGELQPLQMRPLDLAALLEECVQAALLRGVEISIQGPDSLPWHGDALLLRRAFDNLIDNADRYAGAMELRLAVVERGVQLEVMDRGPGIAEGDRVRLLQPFQRSERSRSRTTGGAGLGLAVAANVARRHAGELQLLHREGGGLIACLLLGKFT